The Flavobacterium faecale genome has a segment encoding these proteins:
- a CDS encoding SusC/RagA family TonB-linked outer membrane protein, with amino-acid sequence MRIKEKSKSNGKTFSFLMIVMLVFCCFNTVQAQEITVQGTIKSTDDGMPIPGATVIVKGSTKGTVTNFDGEYAIKAKMGDLISVSYIGMLTKNVPVTSKFMNISLKSKSQDLDEVVVIGYGTVKKKELTGAVSQLKADDIERFITPDLGSAMQGQIAGVNIAASSGEPGAQSNIQIRGITSLSGSNTPLFVVDGIPQEGDPRLSTNEIETIDVLKDAASAAVYGTRGASGVILITTKKGKEGSMKVDFGTTYGVQRLGQGIALMDASQQLYFEVQQKKNYSAAFDPGPTRPEWLTNNNDLRDVILVNDAESKTYNLNVSGGTKNFTYNVAGGLFSADGVLVGSSFKRYNGRASTSYNTDHWKINTSIGFIMEDRDRATNNLITDAIRYKPYFPIIDGSSDVFYTEEGAGGVETPLNTLAQDLKRKDNERTDKINASLSVTRDLTKELSFTTRVGANTSSQIRNIFRPKYTLVDLTTGSSSVDPLKSGVEAQSSRLSVFSWDGTLSYKKKIGKHGFDAIVTSAFEERSYQEFYATRNGVISNEIEVLNNAGQDPGAYSGVNYVNKTAGFIGRIQYNYDGKYLFSVLGRRDGSSKFGKDYRWGSFPSLSAAWNVSDEKFWQPLIGTVNNFKIRLSRGTVGNDSFDPYQYSSVITGRRNYVFDTNDTALTLGSAVVSYANPEVKWETSISNNIGVDLAFFKNKFTLTADYYVTKKQDMLFPVRLPGSTGVVNGEPQNVILNIGNMTNKGLEIGANYQQKIGKSKFNLGLTFTKNTNVITKIVDGVDIIYNPNSQVLGDPATVFKVGREAASFWLYQTDGVLKNDAEVTAYNNLTGGTPSQKGDLRFVDQLTVDSDGDGIADKGDGVLNDQDRVYSGSGLPDFEMGFNMSWNYKNFDMSMNWYASVGAEVINGTKADAYARFRHADLVNMWTADNPTSNIPLAKVRTHRDSSGISDLFLEDGSYLRLKLITLGYSLPKSVSTAMGISKLRFYVSGQNPITFTKYSGFDPEIGGNNVAQRGLDLSRFPLTSLYSLGVNVTF; translated from the coding sequence ATGAGAATAAAAGAAAAAAGTAAGTCAAACGGAAAAACATTCAGTTTTCTAATGATTGTCATGCTTGTGTTTTGCTGTTTTAATACCGTACAAGCACAAGAAATTACTGTACAAGGTACTATCAAAAGTACCGATGACGGAATGCCAATTCCAGGAGCGACTGTTATAGTAAAAGGATCTACAAAAGGTACAGTTACCAATTTTGACGGAGAATATGCAATTAAAGCAAAAATGGGTGATTTAATTTCGGTAAGTTATATCGGAATGTTGACCAAAAATGTTCCTGTGACAAGCAAATTTATGAATATCTCTTTGAAATCAAAAAGTCAAGATTTAGATGAGGTAGTAGTAATTGGATATGGAACCGTTAAGAAAAAAGAATTAACAGGTGCGGTATCACAATTGAAAGCAGATGATATTGAGCGTTTTATTACTCCCGATTTAGGTTCGGCAATGCAAGGACAAATAGCAGGGGTTAACATCGCTGCAAGTTCGGGTGAGCCAGGAGCGCAATCAAACATTCAAATTAGAGGAATCACGTCATTATCGGGTTCAAATACACCATTATTTGTTGTCGATGGGATCCCGCAAGAGGGAGATCCTCGTTTGAGTACCAATGAAATTGAAACGATTGATGTTTTGAAAGATGCCGCTTCTGCAGCTGTTTATGGGACACGTGGTGCGAGTGGTGTTATCTTGATTACTACCAAAAAAGGAAAAGAAGGATCAATGAAAGTTGATTTTGGTACCACTTACGGTGTACAACGTCTTGGACAAGGAATTGCATTGATGGACGCTTCACAACAATTGTATTTTGAAGTACAACAAAAAAAGAATTACAGTGCGGCCTTTGATCCGGGACCAACTAGACCAGAATGGTTGACTAATAATAATGATCTTAGAGATGTAATCTTAGTAAATGATGCAGAGAGTAAAACATATAACTTAAACGTATCTGGTGGTACAAAAAATTTCACTTACAATGTTGCGGGTGGTTTATTTAGTGCCGATGGAGTTTTGGTAGGTTCTTCTTTTAAACGATATAACGGTAGAGCAAGTACATCATATAATACCGATCATTGGAAAATTAATACAAGTATTGGTTTCATAATGGAAGATAGAGATAGAGCTACCAATAATTTAATTACAGATGCTATTCGCTACAAACCTTATTTTCCTATTATAGATGGAAGCTCGGATGTTTTTTATACTGAAGAAGGAGCAGGTGGAGTTGAAACACCTTTGAATACGTTGGCACAAGATCTTAAACGTAAAGACAATGAAAGAACAGACAAAATAAATGCTAGTTTAAGTGTTACTAGAGACCTTACCAAAGAATTAAGTTTTACTACAAGGGTAGGTGCGAATACTTCTAGTCAAATAAGAAATATATTTAGACCAAAATACACCTTAGTTGATTTAACTACAGGTTCTTCATCAGTTGATCCTTTGAAAAGTGGGGTTGAAGCACAATCATCTAGATTAAGTGTTTTTAGTTGGGATGGTACTTTGAGTTATAAGAAGAAAATAGGAAAACATGGTTTTGATGCCATTGTGACATCTGCTTTTGAGGAGCGTTCTTATCAAGAATTTTACGCGACAAGAAACGGGGTTATCTCCAATGAAATTGAGGTTCTTAATAATGCAGGACAAGATCCAGGAGCTTATTCTGGAGTTAATTATGTGAATAAAACGGCTGGTTTCATCGGTAGGATCCAATACAATTATGATGGTAAATACTTATTTTCAGTACTTGGTCGTAGAGATGGTTCTAGTAAATTTGGTAAAGACTATCGTTGGGGTTCATTCCCATCCTTATCTGCAGCTTGGAACGTTTCTGATGAGAAATTTTGGCAACCTTTAATTGGGACAGTTAATAATTTCAAGATTAGGTTGAGTCGTGGTACAGTAGGTAATGATAGTTTTGATCCTTATCAATATTCATCTGTTATTACAGGTAGAAGAAACTATGTTTTTGATACAAATGATACTGCACTTACGCTTGGATCTGCTGTAGTATCTTATGCGAATCCCGAAGTGAAATGGGAGACTTCTATTTCTAACAATATAGGTGTTGATCTTGCTTTTTTTAAAAATAAATTTACGCTTACCGCAGATTATTACGTGACAAAAAAACAAGATATGTTGTTTCCTGTGCGTCTACCAGGGTCGACGGGTGTAGTAAATGGAGAGCCTCAAAATGTAATTTTGAATATTGGTAATATGACCAATAAAGGTTTGGAGATTGGTGCAAACTATCAGCAGAAAATAGGGAAAAGCAAATTTAATTTAGGCTTAACTTTTACCAAAAACACCAACGTAATTACAAAAATTGTTGACGGAGTAGACATTATCTACAATCCGAATTCACAAGTTTTAGGTGATCCTGCTACTGTTTTTAAAGTAGGCCGTGAAGCAGCATCTTTTTGGCTGTATCAAACAGATGGTGTTTTAAAAAATGATGCAGAAGTAACTGCTTATAATAATTTGACTGGAGGAACACCTTCTCAAAAAGGAGATTTGCGCTTTGTAGACCAATTAACTGTTGACAGCGATGGCGACGGAATTGCAGATAAGGGTGATGGTGTTTTGAACGATCAAGATAGAGTGTATTCTGGTAGTGGATTGCCTGATTTTGAGATGGGATTCAATATGAGTTGGAATTACAAAAACTTTGATATGTCAATGAACTGGTACGCGTCAGTAGGTGCTGAGGTAATCAATGGTACCAAAGCAGATGCTTATGCAAGATTTCGTCACGCTGATTTAGTAAATATGTGGACTGCGGATAATCCGACTTCTAATATTCCATTGGCTAAAGTAAGAACGCACAGAGATTCTAGTGGAATCTCAGATTTATTTTTAGAAGATGGATCTTACTTAAGATTAAAATTGATAACATTAGGATATTCGTTGCCAAAAAGTGTTTCTACAGCAATGGGTATTTCAAAGTTAAGATTTTATGTGTCAGGACAAAACCCAATCACTTTTACAAAATATAGTGGCTTTGATCCAGAAATTGGTGGTAATAATGTAGCCCAAAGAGGTCTAGATTTATCAAGATTCCCTTTGACATCATTGTATTCATTAGGTGTAAATGTTACGTTTTAA
- a CDS encoding RagB/SusD family nutrient uptake outer membrane protein has translation MKKIVLILIVVLIGSMQSCTEYLEESNPNNLSTDTYWTTLDESESNLTSVYGGMLDSYILDLEREPYRCDISHPQTRGSGNINLSWVPWYQQTVQFDDSDLQRRWESKYRVIWRANQVIEGLNSMTDVLKANPRWKQQMGQARFFRGLMHFYLHSEFNQGKIIIRDKVPTTVAEYAKALSTSQEVMDFFRADLEYAYANLPAQMLPKTRADAGAAATILGTSYLYEGKPLLAKVYFNDIINNVKGDYGYALQQDVSKMFNGLADFNSESILEINYADNIQTEDNVFNEEGFTNRMARWTAPQGKNLENGETLGGQNTMLPAAWLTYEYVKEPMDTKDVRNHTNGLLTGPMRTIPLRASQSIAVVNDEISPYYGFKGPQVTNFGGTFFSYLKKYTSHAIPGITNEFQTGTSPQKSPRNFVVNRLAGVYLMQAECLAKTGDYAGAVTLINKIRARWGLKLLGPTSTAANDYDGKTYNDETSIMNQLMYKEYPLELSFEGFNTRFNDLRRWGVTAQRLLLLSTEVYSVTDYTYKTTATPAKTAVRKNSLLVKGAGNLQFTEFVESSAAWSAKDLGYFPIPQNETLNNSSIK, from the coding sequence ATGAAAAAGATAGTTTTAATACTAATAGTTGTGTTGATTGGATCAATGCAATCGTGTACCGAGTATTTGGAAGAATCCAATCCAAATAATTTATCAACAGATACTTACTGGACCACTTTGGATGAATCAGAGTCAAATTTGACATCGGTTTATGGAGGAATGTTGGACAGCTATATATTAGATTTGGAGCGTGAGCCCTATCGTTGTGATATATCGCATCCACAAACGAGAGGTAGTGGGAATATAAATTTATCATGGGTACCGTGGTACCAACAGACGGTACAGTTTGACGATTCTGATTTACAAAGACGTTGGGAATCAAAGTATCGTGTGATATGGAGAGCCAATCAAGTAATTGAAGGATTAAACAGTATGACTGATGTTTTGAAAGCAAACCCTAGATGGAAACAACAAATGGGACAAGCTAGATTTTTTAGAGGATTAATGCACTTTTACTTGCATTCAGAATTTAATCAAGGAAAAATAATCATTCGTGATAAAGTGCCTACTACAGTTGCTGAATATGCTAAGGCACTGTCAACATCACAGGAAGTAATGGATTTCTTTAGAGCTGATTTAGAATATGCTTATGCCAATTTGCCAGCACAAATGCTACCTAAAACAAGAGCTGATGCAGGAGCAGCAGCTACCATATTGGGAACGAGTTACCTTTATGAAGGAAAACCTTTGCTTGCGAAAGTATATTTTAATGATATCATCAACAATGTGAAAGGTGATTACGGATACGCATTGCAACAGGATGTTTCTAAAATGTTCAATGGATTAGCTGATTTTAATTCGGAATCAATCTTAGAAATTAATTATGCAGATAATATTCAAACAGAAGATAATGTCTTTAATGAGGAAGGATTTACAAATAGAATGGCTAGATGGACTGCTCCGCAAGGAAAAAATTTAGAAAATGGTGAGACTCTTGGAGGTCAAAACACGATGTTGCCAGCGGCATGGTTAACCTATGAATACGTAAAAGAGCCTATGGATACCAAAGATGTTCGTAATCATACAAATGGTCTTTTAACTGGTCCAATGAGAACCATTCCGTTAAGAGCTTCTCAAAGTATTGCAGTTGTAAATGATGAAATATCTCCTTACTACGGATTCAAAGGACCTCAAGTAACTAATTTTGGAGGAACCTTCTTTTCTTATTTGAAAAAATATACTAGTCATGCTATACCAGGTATTACCAATGAATTTCAAACAGGAACTTCTCCGCAAAAATCGCCTAGAAACTTTGTTGTTAATCGTTTGGCAGGTGTTTATTTGATGCAAGCCGAGTGTTTGGCAAAAACAGGAGATTATGCTGGTGCAGTAACTTTAATAAACAAAATTAGAGCTCGTTGGGGATTGAAATTATTAGGTCCTACAAGTACTGCCGCTAATGATTATGATGGTAAGACTTATAATGATGAGACTTCGATCATGAATCAGTTGATGTATAAAGAATATCCATTAGAGTTATCATTTGAAGGTTTTAATACCCGTTTTAATGATTTACGTCGTTGGGGAGTTACAGCTCAAAGGCTACTTTTGCTAAGTACAGAAGTATATAGCGTGACTGATTATACTTATAAAACCACAGCTACACCTGCTAAAACAGCAGTAAGAAAGAATAGTTTGCTAGTCAAAGGTGCTGGTAATTTACAGTTTACAGAGTTTGTTGAATCGTCAGCGGCTTGGTCAGCAAAAGATTTAGGCTACTTCCCGATACCACAAAACGAAACGCTTAATAATTCAAGCATTAAATAA